In Methanocorpusculum vombati, a genomic segment contains:
- a CDS encoding uracil-xanthine permease family protein, with translation MVQMSFRYNVNDRVPVKEMATSGLMWTICSAAFVIIFANVVAGLYNATPAEAVWYAQKLLVITGIAVILQVIFGHRLPAVYGPSAILLTAAVAATDFAPAAFSTALVLCGAAGIVIARTGLLTRVAKLFTPRVIGTVLTLIPLTLVPTFAGLIANPDQPGSMAAKLIFAFVLLILIFALNHHLKGFWRATLMLWVLVFGTIAAFVCFPGTAVSFDAGGSVPLTEGLLLTPIAAPGVILSVFICYIALIVNDIGSIRGVGEVAKVQAAETEGQLRRGITVTGIMNMLSGGAGVLGGVNYSISSGMILDTKNASRYPLLAAGAAMIVCAAVPPVISLIITIPTVITGCLLIFIMTSQLSAALGVLIEHEGSGMFSFNNGVVIGFSILIAATFSFLPEAAVAAVPAVVRPVLANGFVAGTVAVMLLEHVVFREKKERGSNA, from the coding sequence ATGGTACAAATGTCCTTCCGCTACAACGTCAATGACCGCGTTCCCGTAAAGGAGATGGCAACCTCCGGCCTCATGTGGACGATCTGCTCCGCAGCATTCGTCATCATCTTTGCAAACGTTGTGGCAGGACTCTATAACGCGACCCCGGCGGAGGCGGTCTGGTACGCCCAGAAACTTCTCGTCATCACCGGCATTGCGGTAATCTTACAGGTTATTTTCGGCCACCGGCTCCCCGCGGTCTACGGCCCGTCTGCGATTCTGCTTACCGCGGCGGTTGCTGCGACCGACTTTGCCCCCGCAGCATTTTCCACCGCCCTTGTTCTCTGTGGTGCAGCCGGGATTGTGATCGCCCGCACCGGCCTTCTCACCAGAGTTGCAAAACTGTTTACGCCCCGCGTAATCGGAACCGTTCTGACCTTAATCCCGTTAACACTCGTCCCGACATTCGCCGGCCTCATCGCAAATCCGGACCAGCCGGGAAGCATGGCCGCAAAACTGATCTTCGCATTCGTGCTGCTGATTCTGATCTTCGCCCTCAACCATCACCTCAAAGGATTCTGGCGGGCGACCTTAATGCTGTGGGTGCTCGTCTTCGGAACGATTGCGGCCTTCGTCTGTTTTCCCGGAACCGCAGTCTCCTTTGATGCGGGCGGAAGCGTCCCTCTTACCGAAGGGCTGCTGCTCACCCCGATCGCCGCGCCCGGCGTCATCCTCTCGGTTTTCATCTGCTACATCGCCCTAATCGTCAACGATATAGGCAGCATCCGCGGCGTTGGGGAGGTAGCAAAAGTTCAGGCGGCGGAAACGGAAGGACAACTCCGCCGCGGCATTACCGTCACGGGCATCATGAACATGCTCTCCGGCGGTGCGGGCGTTCTCGGCGGCGTCAACTACTCGATCTCCTCGGGCATGATCCTTGACACAAAGAATGCAAGCCGCTACCCCCTGCTCGCCGCAGGCGCTGCGATGATCGTCTGCGCCGCAGTCCCGCCGGTGATCTCGCTTATCATCACGATTCCGACCGTGATTACGGGATGTCTCCTCATCTTCATCATGACCAGCCAGCTTTCCGCGGCGCTTGGCGTCCTGATAGAACATGAGGGAAGCGGAATGTTCTCCTTCAACAACGGCGTTGTGATCGGTTTTTCGATTCTTATCGCGGCAACATTTTCGTTTCTGCCGGAAGCAGCGGTTGCCGCAGTTCCGGCAGTCGTCCGGCCCGTGCTTGCAAACGGATTTGTCGCGGGAACGGTTGCGGTGATGCTCCTCGAACATGTGGTGTTCCGGGAAAAAAAGGAGAGGGGCAGTAACGCATGA
- a CDS encoding winged helix-turn-helix transcriptional regulator encodes MLISCISISSVTAAQEGVVHFPLSGITVSPGDPDLISDGKDDENPIIKIIGFDFSKPSFVSLVLDIFNIHDVPVWIAEAIALLLTLFFSGSVFFFLYTHRKLSEDPASRPMILLSYLREQPGMRQIDLIKVTGFSRGSVSYNLKRLLAEQRIRKSKGGVVRYYPAGTPSPLQDDPAWKLLENHSRQMIFGIILEYPGISQKQISRITGIPITTLRWHLARLQRLQVITFEKNLNITCYTVSSSFVEKYRSLLKIV; translated from the coding sequence TTGCTGATCAGTTGTATAAGCATCAGCTCAGTTACAGCTGCTCAAGAGGGTGTTGTACACTTTCCACTTTCCGGCATCACTGTTTCCCCTGGAGACCCTGATCTTATTTCCGATGGCAAGGATGATGAAAACCCGATTATCAAAATTATTGGTTTTGATTTTTCCAAGCCCTCTTTTGTGTCTCTTGTCCTAGATATCTTCAATATTCACGACGTTCCCGTCTGGATAGCGGAAGCAATAGCCCTTTTGCTTACCCTCTTTTTCTCTGGATCTGTGTTCTTCTTTCTCTATACGCATCGTAAACTCTCAGAGGATCCCGCCTCGCGCCCGATGATCCTTCTTTCCTATCTACGTGAACAACCCGGTATGCGGCAGATTGATCTTATCAAAGTCACGGGATTTTCCCGCGGCTCAGTCTCCTACAACCTAAAACGACTTCTTGCCGAACAAAGAATACGCAAGAGTAAGGGTGGAGTCGTGCGCTACTATCCGGCAGGCACCCCTTCACCTCTGCAGGATGATCCCGCATGGAAACTTCTTGAAAACCACAGCCGACAGATGATCTTTGGCATAATCCTTGAATATCCGGGAATATCCCAAAAACAGATCAGCAGAATTACCGGCATTCCGATAACCACTCTTCGATGGCATCTTGCTCGGCTGCAACGGTTACAGGTGATAACGTTTGAAAAAAATCTGAACATCACCTGCTACACTGTTAGCTCCTCATTTGTGGAAAAATATCGTTCTCTTTTAAAAATTGTCTGA
- a CDS encoding flavodoxin family protein: protein MSKKILILNGSPRPKGNTAVLIDAFVCGAESGGHSVTRFDLQKMDIHPCLGCFGGGKDPSSPCVQKDAMEEVYPVYRAADVVVFASPMYYWSVTAQLKTALDRLFAVTECDPEYRTPQKECVLLMPAEEASEENFAPVVSYYQSLLKNLGWKNKGMVLAGGVMHVGDIAGRPVLTVAEELGRSIV, encoded by the coding sequence ATGAGTAAGAAGATTTTGATTTTAAACGGCAGTCCCCGTCCGAAGGGAAACACGGCTGTACTGATTGATGCGTTTGTATGCGGTGCGGAGTCTGGGGGACATTCTGTTACGCGGTTTGATCTGCAGAAGATGGATATTCATCCGTGTCTCGGCTGTTTCGGCGGCGGGAAGGATCCGAGTAGTCCGTGTGTTCAGAAGGATGCGATGGAGGAAGTTTATCCGGTGTACCGCGCGGCGGATGTTGTGGTGTTTGCGTCCCCGATGTACTACTGGAGCGTGACGGCGCAGCTGAAGACGGCGCTTGATCGTTTGTTTGCGGTGACGGAGTGTGATCCGGAGTACCGGACGCCACAGAAGGAGTGTGTTCTGCTGATGCCTGCGGAGGAGGCTTCGGAGGAGAATTTTGCGCCGGTGGTGAGCTATTATCAGAGTCTTCTGAAGAATCTCGGATGGAAGAACAAAGGAATGGTGCTTGCGGGCGGAGTGATGCACGTTGGAGATATTGCCGGCAGGCCGGTTCTCACGGTGGCGGAGGAGCTCGGGAGGTCGATTGTGTGA
- a CDS encoding DnaJ domain-containing protein, with the protein MVEMMTTEAAYAILGVPAGSDFATTAKAFRDLRDKYNPETNPFRRKEFAEVMAAFEFLQRQF; encoded by the coding sequence ATGGTTGAGATGATGACGACCGAGGCGGCATATGCGATTCTCGGTGTTCCGGCGGGTTCGGATTTTGCGACGACTGCAAAGGCGTTCCGCGATCTTCGCGATAAGTACAATCCGGAGACGAATCCCTTCCGCAGAAAAGAGTTTGCCGAAGTGATGGCGGCCTTTGAGTTTTTACAGAGGCAGTTCTGA
- a CDS encoding peroxiredoxin, translating to MPRLGEPAPEFIAETTHGEIKLSDYRDKKWVVLFSHPADFTPVCTTEFVAFSKAYPEFEKRNVALIGLSVDSSSSHLAWIRDIEEKLGVHVPFPVIADLDTGVASLYGMIQPAMSSTAACRAVFFIDPKGILRAMIYYPLTTGRCIAEILRVIDALQVNDTHHVATPANWKPGDKVIVPAPKTQKEMEEREKVTGPDKKTWYLLMKDL from the coding sequence ATGCCCCGTCTCGGCGAACCCGCCCCCGAATTTATTGCAGAAACCACCCACGGTGAGATCAAGCTGTCCGACTACCGGGACAAGAAGTGGGTCGTGCTGTTCTCCCATCCGGCAGATTTTACCCCGGTCTGTACGACGGAGTTCGTAGCGTTTTCGAAGGCGTACCCTGAGTTTGAGAAGAGAAACGTTGCGTTAATCGGTCTTTCGGTTGACAGTTCGTCTTCGCATCTTGCATGGATACGGGATATTGAAGAGAAGCTTGGCGTTCATGTGCCGTTCCCGGTTATTGCGGATCTGGATACGGGCGTTGCGTCCCTGTACGGTATGATTCAGCCGGCGATGAGTTCGACTGCTGCCTGCCGTGCGGTGTTCTTTATTGATCCAAAAGGGATTCTTCGTGCGATGATCTATTATCCGCTGACGACAGGCCGGTGCATTGCAGAGATTCTGCGGGTGATTGATGCCCTGCAGGTGAACGATACGCATCATGTTGCAACGCCGGCAAACTGGAAGCCGGGGGACAAGGTGATTGTTCCGGCACCAAAGACCCAGAAGGAGATGGAGGAACGCGAGAAGGTGACCGGCCCTGATAAGAAGACCTGGTATCTTCTGATGAAGGATCTGTAG
- the putP gene encoding sodium/proline symporter PutP — MLDWNLIGIGTAFIIYFAAMIYIGFFYFKKTKTTSDYVLGGRKLHPFVAAMSAEASDMSGWLLLGLPGLAYATGMSAAGWTAIGLAIGTYLNWRFIAKRLRIYTHKAKDSLTIPEFITNRFREKKGFITAIASIFILIFFIVYTSAQFKAGGVLFSSLMTIYGVDLSSFGIADAASLYIAGVLICALIVVCYTFTGGFKAVCITDTIQGLLMLFALILVPLIACVILFGEGASFASIDPQMFSLFHEYNAASGIFEFVSVFTIVSGLAWGFGYFGQPHILPRFMAIEDPEEVPKARMAAMVWVILSLSAAIFVGLVGQLLFPNPALVGDSEQIFIQMTGSVFGAIPFIAGIIYCGILGAVMSTASSQLLVASSAISQDLYKNLINKSAPDRRLLWISRVTVLIVSAIAIVLSLDQASTVFNIVSNAWAGFGCTFGTVILLGLFWKRMNWQGALAGIIVGGAVSLGWGTYLTAVTGLYEMVPGVIASLLAIYLVSKFTAEPEKEVTDMYDEYVAAIGDRST; from the coding sequence GTGTTAGACTGGAACTTAATCGGCATCGGAACAGCGTTTATCATCTATTTCGCTGCAATGATCTACATCGGGTTCTTCTACTTCAAGAAGACCAAAACCACAAGTGACTACGTGCTGGGCGGCCGCAAACTGCATCCGTTTGTTGCAGCAATGTCTGCGGAAGCATCCGACATGAGCGGATGGCTGCTTCTTGGTCTGCCGGGTCTTGCCTATGCAACCGGCATGTCCGCAGCCGGCTGGACCGCAATCGGTCTTGCAATCGGAACCTACCTGAACTGGCGGTTCATTGCAAAACGCCTGAGAATTTATACGCACAAAGCAAAGGACTCACTGACTATTCCCGAGTTCATCACGAACCGCTTCCGGGAAAAGAAAGGATTCATCACCGCGATCGCATCCATCTTTATTCTGATCTTCTTCATCGTCTACACCTCCGCCCAGTTCAAGGCGGGAGGCGTTCTGTTCAGCTCGCTGATGACGATCTACGGTGTTGATTTAAGCTCGTTCGGCATTGCAGACGCAGCCTCGCTCTACATTGCAGGCGTGCTGATCTGTGCACTGATTGTGGTCTGCTACACCTTTACCGGAGGATTCAAAGCAGTCTGCATCACCGACACCATCCAGGGACTGTTAATGCTGTTTGCCCTGATTCTTGTACCGCTCATCGCCTGCGTGATCCTGTTTGGCGAGGGGGCAAGCTTTGCCTCCATTGACCCGCAGATGTTCTCGCTGTTCCATGAGTATAATGCAGCAAGCGGTATCTTTGAGTTCGTCTCGGTCTTCACGATCGTGTCCGGACTTGCCTGGGGATTCGGCTACTTCGGCCAGCCGCACATTCTCCCGCGGTTCATGGCAATCGAAGATCCCGAAGAGGTGCCAAAGGCACGGATGGCCGCAATGGTCTGGGTAATTCTTTCCCTGTCCGCTGCAATCTTTGTCGGTCTCGTAGGCCAGCTGCTGTTCCCGAACCCCGCACTGGTCGGCGACTCGGAACAGATCTTTATTCAGATGACCGGCAGTGTGTTCGGTGCAATTCCGTTTATTGCAGGCATCATCTACTGCGGTATCCTTGGAGCCGTCATGAGTACGGCCTCCTCCCAGCTGCTGGTGGCATCCTCGGCAATCTCGCAGGATCTCTACAAGAACTTAATCAACAAATCCGCACCCGACCGGAGACTCCTGTGGATTTCCCGGGTGACGGTTCTGATCGTCTCCGCCATTGCAATCGTCCTCTCACTGGATCAGGCAAGCACGGTGTTCAACATTGTCTCAAACGCCTGGGCAGGATTCGGCTGCACGTTTGGTACGGTGATTCTCCTCGGTCTCTTCTGGAAACGGATGAACTGGCAGGGAGCACTCGCCGGAATCATTGTCGGAGGCGCGGTCTCGCTCGGATGGGGTACGTACCTGACCGCGGTTACCGGCCTCTATGAGATGGTGCCGGGCGTGATTGCAAGTCTGCTCGCAATTTACCTTGTCTCAAAGTTCACCGCCGAGCCGGAGAAGGAAGTCACCGACATGTACGATGAGTACGTGGCAGCAATCGGTGACCGGAGTACCTGA
- a CDS encoding DUF2812 domain-containing protein, which yields MKSVIWKFYWNYEKEEKWLNKMAAKGFALYSYSWGRYVFEECEPGEYLYRIELLEDLPSKPESMAYLGFLEGAGIACVATHLRWVYLRKRAADGPFDLYTDTRSALNHYQNITTLWNVLAFLEIFASSVNIGVGLYRLVSGTGEPLFNFLFGSIFLVLGCLFYYVGRSPRAKTRELSAEQNIHE from the coding sequence ATGAAGAGTGTGATCTGGAAGTTCTACTGGAATTATGAAAAGGAGGAGAAATGGCTCAATAAAATGGCTGCAAAGGGTTTTGCACTGTACAGTTATTCCTGGGGGCGGTATGTGTTTGAGGAGTGCGAGCCGGGCGAGTACCTCTACCGAATAGAACTGCTGGAAGATCTGCCGTCAAAGCCGGAGAGTATGGCCTATCTCGGATTTCTGGAAGGGGCGGGGATTGCCTGTGTTGCAACGCATCTGCGGTGGGTGTATCTGCGGAAGAGAGCCGCCGACGGCCCGTTTGATCTGTACACGGATACCCGTTCTGCGCTGAATCACTACCAGAACATTACGACTCTCTGGAACGTTCTGGCGTTTCTTGAGATCTTTGCCTCCTCCGTGAACATTGGTGTCGGGTTGTACCGGCTCGTGTCCGGAACAGGCGAACCGCTGTTCAACTTTCTGTTTGGATCGATCTTTCTTGTGCTTGGATGTCTGTTCTATTATGTGGGAAGGTCGCCGCGTGCCAAAACCCGGGAGCTTTCTGCTGAACAGAATATTCACGAATAA
- a CDS encoding PadR family transcriptional regulator — protein MQPTENGPLTEAAYYILLSLYSPLHGYGIMQKVREMSNDRVHLGAGTLYGAINTLLDRQWIASAGDSAVSRKKEYIITAAGRAAVKNEILRLRELIENGKMMEQL, from the coding sequence ATGCAGCCTACGGAAAACGGCCCGCTGACGGAGGCGGCGTACTATATTCTGCTGTCGCTGTACTCTCCCCTGCACGGGTACGGGATTATGCAGAAAGTCCGCGAGATGTCAAATGATCGGGTACATCTCGGTGCGGGAACACTGTATGGTGCAATCAATACCCTGCTGGACCGGCAGTGGATTGCATCTGCAGGTGACTCTGCGGTGTCGAGAAAGAAGGAGTATATCATTACCGCCGCCGGTCGTGCGGCGGTGAAAAATGAGATTTTGCGTCTGCGGGAACTGATTGAAAACGGAAAAATGATGGAGCAATTATGA
- a CDS encoding type II glyceraldehyde-3-phosphate dehydrogenase, whose translation MIKVAVNGYGTIGKRVADAVSAQPDMEIIGVSKTKPGAEAFVAKERGYPLYIADISKKETFEKAGIPVAGSVEEMIQKADIVVDATPGGVGEGNKALYEKYGRKAIWEGGEDHEVAGFSFNSSCNYADAVGRQYARVVSCNTTGLCRIINLIDSAFGVKKVRATMVRRGGDPGDIKRGPIDAIVLNPVTIPSHHGPDVQSVLPHINIVTSAMIVPTTLMHMHFLNMELKNPATKEQVIDLIKAHSRLGLIEKSTGITSTAQLKEYTSDLLRPRGDLWENGIFKDSISVLDGTDLYLFQAIHQEADVVVETVDCIRAMAGNVASAAESIAITNKAIGLTAIR comes from the coding sequence ATGATCAAGGTCGCAGTCAATGGCTACGGGACTATCGGAAAACGTGTGGCCGATGCAGTCTCCGCACAGCCTGACATGGAAATCATCGGTGTTTCCAAGACAAAACCCGGCGCAGAAGCATTTGTCGCAAAAGAGCGGGGATACCCGCTCTATATCGCAGACATCTCCAAAAAGGAAACCTTTGAAAAAGCAGGCATTCCGGTTGCGGGAAGTGTTGAGGAGATGATCCAGAAAGCCGACATTGTGGTCGATGCAACGCCCGGAGGCGTAGGTGAAGGCAACAAAGCGCTGTACGAAAAATACGGCAGAAAAGCCATCTGGGAAGGCGGCGAGGATCATGAGGTCGCGGGATTCTCCTTTAACTCCTCCTGCAACTACGCGGATGCAGTCGGCAGACAGTATGCCCGTGTTGTCTCCTGCAACACGACCGGACTTTGCCGGATCATCAACCTCATCGACTCGGCCTTCGGTGTCAAAAAAGTCCGGGCAACCATGGTTCGCCGCGGAGGCGATCCGGGCGACATCAAACGCGGACCTATTGATGCAATCGTCCTGAACCCGGTCACGATTCCCTCGCACCACGGCCCGGATGTCCAGAGTGTTTTGCCGCACATCAACATCGTCACCTCCGCCATGATCGTGCCGACAACGCTGATGCACATGCACTTCCTCAACATGGAACTGAAGAACCCGGCAACCAAAGAGCAGGTGATCGATCTGATTAAGGCACACTCGCGTCTTGGCTTAATCGAAAAGAGTACCGGCATCACCAGCACGGCACAGCTCAAGGAGTACACCTCCGATCTCCTTCGTCCGCGTGGAGACCTCTGGGAGAACGGTATCTTCAAGGACTCGATCTCCGTTCTTGACGGAACCGATCTCTATCTGTTCCAGGCAATCCATCAGGAAGCAGACGTTGTCGTGGAAACGGTGGACTGCATCCGGGCGATGGCGGGCAATGTTGCGTCCGCAGCCGAATCGATTGCGATCACCAACAAAGCGATCGGCCTGACGGCTATCCGCTAA
- a CDS encoding histidine phosphatase family protein, whose product MDFDDLIISPDATHHLYCGSPIYERRFDCVGPFCFPGLAAVRDGEGAYHINFLGEPAYNERYAWTGDFSEGVAPVQNRDGRYLFIDEAGKPIAFETYLYATGFSEGSAVVYHETLGATHITTAGELLYGDWYYDARPFSGGRAYVRDERGWLFISPDGSILERTGEPAEPFPLCGTVRYIPPENPIPAVLRDTAWDAAAVLMRHGEREPFIKGQPGSTKVLTARGKRQSRAFGAALPKVPLRTYASPMVRCVQTGDEILAGAGVSGETKKSLMLGTPSAYVADDDIVREFYVVNPVKIMSLRYVAGETLPGHYPVTEGTRRMFDFVSGTLAEGEISVCVTHDAWIVPFVSILTGYDFTDDWPGFLDGCILLRRGGAYYLWWRGEEHLLDLSPLRE is encoded by the coding sequence ATGGACTTTGACGATCTGATCATCAGCCCGGACGCAACGCATCACCTGTACTGCGGCAGCCCTATCTATGAACGCCGGTTTGACTGTGTCGGTCCGTTCTGTTTCCCGGGACTTGCCGCGGTCCGTGACGGAGAGGGAGCATACCACATAAATTTTCTCGGGGAGCCCGCATACAACGAACGGTACGCATGGACGGGAGATTTTTCCGAGGGTGTTGCGCCCGTCCAGAACCGGGACGGGCGGTATCTCTTCATCGATGAAGCGGGAAAACCCATCGCCTTTGAGACGTATCTGTATGCAACCGGATTTTCCGAAGGGTCCGCAGTGGTGTATCATGAAACACTTGGCGCAACCCACATTACCACCGCAGGAGAACTGCTCTACGGTGACTGGTACTACGATGCCCGCCCGTTTTCCGGGGGGAGGGCATACGTCCGCGATGAGAGAGGATGGCTTTTCATCAGTCCGGACGGATCGATCCTGGAACGAACCGGAGAACCCGCCGAACCGTTTCCGCTGTGCGGAACGGTCCGCTACATCCCGCCGGAAAATCCGATACCGGCAGTCCTGCGGGACACCGCGTGGGATGCGGCAGCAGTTCTGATGCGGCACGGGGAACGCGAACCGTTCATCAAAGGTCAGCCCGGTTCGACCAAGGTTCTCACGGCACGGGGAAAGCGGCAGTCGCGGGCCTTCGGCGCTGCGCTGCCGAAGGTACCGCTCCGGACATACGCAAGCCCGATGGTACGGTGTGTTCAGACCGGCGATGAAATTTTAGCCGGTGCAGGCGTTTCGGGTGAAACAAAAAAGAGTCTGATGCTGGGAACACCCAGCGCCTACGTTGCGGATGACGACATTGTCAGAGAGTTCTACGTCGTAAACCCGGTCAAGATCATGAGCCTCCGATACGTTGCGGGCGAGACACTGCCCGGCCACTATCCGGTCACGGAAGGAACACGGCGAATGTTTGATTTTGTTTCCGGTACACTTGCTGAAGGGGAGATCTCCGTCTGTGTGACGCATGACGCATGGATCGTTCCGTTTGTATCGATTCTGACCGGTTACGACTTCACCGACGACTGGCCGGGTTTTCTGGACGGCTGCATTCTGCTGCGCCGCGGCGGGGCATACTACCTCTGGTGGCGGGGGGAAGAACATCTGCTGGATCTCTCTCCTCTCCGTGAATAA
- a CDS encoding DUF4118 domain-containing protein, with protein sequence MTDETRPDPDTLLSHVQKAEEKKGAGRLKIFLGYAAGVGKTYEMLKAAHQLLSEGVDVRIGYVEAHKRPETQKLIAGIPQIPLKKIEYRTTLLYEPDLDAILADKPQVVLIDELAHTNAPGSRHTKRYMDVEEILTYGIDVYTTLNIQHLDSLRDVVAQITHIQVHETVPDRVIDEADEIKLVDLPPAELIQRLHDGKVYVPEMAEQAVRKFFSEGNLHALREISLRKVAKQVDGQMVAYMQTRSIPGPWPATERLLISIGPSPFSERLVRTARRQADRMNVDWTVLYVETPKTRALPKEDKERIWKSMKLAESLGAKADTVFAFSVPDAIISYAKKHNVTRIILGKTLRPRWKELLFGSIVDDIIHKSGDIDVYIVSQNEEYEKHVPKSRESLRPEMTAAGIAESILLVAAAVLVGEFAKAYISESALILLFFAVVILSAIRRGLLTAVLSAVLSILVFDFFLVQPYYTFHVFDPSGMVLICGMLAIGIVLSRLIARSREDAAAARSREHESAMLYRMSQKLAGTTMVSEVADVLTSSVRENFGWETIVLVPGGTGLVPIPVENGAVIDEKDLAVAFWAFMNIEVAGYDTDTLHSSSFRFVPIRTPERVLGVLGVRPTDVDGVISPDTGRILTAFADLAGLAMGRVFREADADV encoded by the coding sequence ATGACAGATGAGACACGCCCGGATCCGGACACTCTGCTTTCCCATGTGCAGAAGGCCGAGGAGAAGAAAGGAGCCGGACGGCTCAAAATATTCCTCGGCTATGCGGCGGGGGTGGGCAAGACCTATGAGATGCTCAAGGCTGCCCACCAGCTCCTCAGCGAAGGAGTAGACGTCCGGATCGGATACGTTGAGGCCCATAAACGGCCGGAAACTCAGAAGCTTATTGCGGGAATTCCGCAGATTCCCCTGAAGAAAATCGAGTACAGGACGACCCTTCTTTACGAGCCGGATCTGGACGCGATTCTTGCGGACAAACCGCAGGTTGTTCTGATCGATGAGCTTGCACATACCAATGCGCCGGGTTCACGCCATACGAAGCGCTACATGGATGTCGAGGAGATTCTGACTTACGGCATTGATGTGTATACGACGCTGAATATTCAGCATCTGGACAGCCTGCGGGATGTGGTTGCCCAGATTACACACATTCAGGTACATGAAACGGTGCCTGACCGGGTGATCGATGAGGCGGATGAGATTAAACTCGTGGATCTGCCTCCGGCAGAACTGATTCAGCGGCTACATGACGGGAAGGTCTATGTACCCGAGATGGCAGAACAGGCGGTCCGCAAATTCTTTAGTGAGGGGAATCTTCATGCCCTCCGGGAAATTTCCCTGCGAAAAGTCGCAAAACAGGTGGACGGCCAGATGGTTGCCTACATGCAGACCCGATCCATTCCGGGTCCCTGGCCGGCAACGGAGAGGCTTTTGATCTCCATTGGTCCGTCTCCGTTTTCTGAACGACTGGTCAGAACTGCACGCCGGCAGGCGGATCGCATGAATGTGGACTGGACTGTCTTGTATGTGGAGACACCCAAGACCCGCGCCCTTCCCAAGGAGGACAAGGAGAGGATCTGGAAATCAATGAAGCTTGCAGAAAGTCTTGGGGCAAAGGCGGATACCGTGTTTGCGTTCTCGGTTCCTGATGCGATTATTTCCTATGCGAAAAAACACAATGTGACCCGTATCATTCTTGGCAAGACGCTGCGTCCCCGCTGGAAGGAACTCCTTTTCGGTTCTATTGTGGATGATATCATTCACAAAAGCGGGGATATTGATGTCTATATCGTCAGCCAGAATGAGGAGTACGAAAAACATGTACCGAAATCCCGCGAGTCTCTGAGGCCGGAGATGACAGCTGCGGGTATTGCGGAAAGTATCCTGCTGGTTGCAGCCGCAGTTCTTGTCGGTGAGTTTGCAAAAGCCTACATCTCTGAGTCAGCACTCATTCTGTTGTTCTTTGCAGTTGTCATCCTTTCTGCAATCCGCCGCGGTCTTTTGACGGCGGTTCTTTCTGCAGTACTGAGTATTCTCGTGTTTGATTTCTTCCTCGTTCAGCCGTACTATACGTTCCACGTCTTTGATCCGTCAGGAATGGTTTTGATCTGCGGGATGCTCGCGATCGGCATTGTCCTGAGCCGGCTGATTGCCCGTTCCCGGGAGGATGCGGCAGCTGCCCGCAGTCGTGAACATGAGAGTGCGATGTTGTACCGGATGTCGCAGAAGCTTGCCGGGACTACCATGGTTTCGGAAGTCGCCGATGTACTGACCTCATCTGTCCGGGAAAATTTCGGATGGGAAACAATTGTTCTGGTTCCCGGAGGTACCGGACTGGTACCGATTCCGGTAGAGAATGGTGCAGTTATCGATGAAAAGGATCTGGCCGTCGCCTTTTGGGCATTTATGAACATTGAGGTTGCCGGGTATGATACGGATACACTGCATTCCTCGTCGTTCCGTTTTGTCCCCATCAGGACACCGGAACGTGTTCTTGGTGTTCTTGGCGTCCGTCCGACGGATGTAGATGGTGTTATTTCTCCGGATACCGGCAGGATTCTGACAGCATTTGCGGATCTTGCCGGCCTTGCGATGGGAAGAGTTTTCCGGGAGGCAGATGCGGATGTCTGA